One Acidimicrobiales bacterium genomic region harbors:
- a CDS encoding WHG domain-containing protein: MAARRGVTADQVGRAALEVLDEIGNVDGVGPVMVAARLGIRSQSLYAHVDGVEGLRRLLALRSLADLGDAVIGAAVGRSGRDAVDAVVRAHLGFAMAWPGRFSAAIHPPGSDPDLLAAVERVGSPLQTVLEMMGLDADARVHWTRLQLSLVWGFATLWRDGRLTLEPAPESTVDHLVAALLARLEPALVPGTPA; the protein is encoded by the coding sequence ATGGCCGCACGACGAGGGGTGACCGCCGACCAGGTGGGCCGTGCCGCTCTGGAGGTCCTCGACGAGATCGGAAACGTCGACGGGGTGGGACCGGTGATGGTGGCGGCCCGACTGGGCATCAGGTCACAGTCGCTCTACGCCCACGTGGACGGCGTGGAGGGGCTCCGTCGGCTCCTGGCCCTCCGGTCGCTGGCCGACCTGGGCGATGCGGTGATCGGAGCAGCCGTGGGACGGTCGGGTCGCGACGCCGTCGACGCCGTAGTCCGGGCCCACCTGGGCTTCGCCATGGCGTGGCCGGGGCGCTTCAGCGCCGCCATCCACCCTCCCGGTAGTGACCCCGACCTGCTGGCAGCGGTGGAACGCGTCGGCAGCCCGCTCCAGACTGTCCTGGAGATGATGGGCCTGGACGCCGACGCGAGGGTCCACTGGACGCGGCTGCAACTGTCCCTCGTCTGGGGGTTCGCCACCCTATGGCGGGATGGTCGTCTGACCTTGGAACCCGCTCCGGAATCCACAGTCGACCACCTGGTAGCCGCCCTCCTGGCCCGCCTGGAGCCGGCCCTCGTGCCGGGAACCCCGGCGTGA
- a CDS encoding TetR family transcriptional regulator, with amino-acid sequence MDDTPARTGRHAGLDPAEILDRAISLVEAEGADALTMRRLASELGVATTSIYWHVGNREQLVTAMVSRHGEHLAEAPVTGDTSRDRVLAVARLIWEGSLEHREITRLASTHGASSLHAQHLELAMARELQEAGVVGDAARDALRAITACVGGFIVAAMLDDVIPTDHRRTSVLAHLEDPDLDPGTRASLATSSHLPSLFDATLRAVVNSVVPADLSVNAYL; translated from the coding sequence ATGGACGACACCCCAGCCAGGACCGGCCGTCACGCTGGCCTCGATCCCGCAGAGATCCTCGACCGTGCCATCTCCCTGGTCGAGGCCGAGGGTGCCGACGCCCTGACGATGCGCCGACTGGCCTCCGAACTGGGCGTTGCCACGACGTCGATCTACTGGCACGTCGGCAACCGCGAGCAGCTGGTCACGGCGATGGTGAGTCGCCACGGCGAGCACCTGGCCGAGGCGCCGGTCACCGGAGACACGTCCCGCGACCGGGTGCTGGCCGTCGCCCGCCTCATCTGGGAGGGCTCCCTGGAGCACAGGGAGATCACCAGACTGGCCAGTACCCACGGGGCCTCCTCGCTCCACGCCCAGCACCTCGAACTGGCCATGGCGCGGGAACTCCAGGAGGCCGGCGTGGTGGGCGATGCCGCTCGGGACGCCCTACGGGCCATCACCGCCTGTGTCGGCGGCTTCATCGTCGCCGCCATGCTCGACGACGTCATCCCGACGGACCACCGCCGTACCTCGGTCCTGGCCCACCTGGAGGACCCGGACCTGGACCCTGGCACCCGCGCCTCCCTGGCCACGAGCAGCCACCTCCCGTCGCTGTTCGACGCGACGCTGCGGGCCGTCGTGAACTCGGTCGTCCCCGCCGACCTCTCCGTCAACGCCTACCTGTAG
- a CDS encoding amidohydrolase gives MDREVSTGSEPYIVVSSDTHAGLQCEEYRPYLESSLHKEFDQYVAERHEHRRIAEEVNAEFIAEWEGENEWGLQGAYDPEVRDPVLDADGVAGEIIFADGDAVTGQESPPFGAGLHAGQITDPRLAFGGARAHNRWLEEFCATNPVRRAGVALVPITHDVDLAVAEIESLAGRPGIKGIMVPTMWHGFPAYGTDHYDRVWAACADTGLVVHTHSGEADFDSYGQNVAMYISEVPFWTHRILWQLLFSGKFDRFENLRYAVVECGSYWIGDLLWKTDVNFGASWKIKKMGSRMKGLITRLPSEYFGTNVFIGASTMSTEEIRRRHVNGIDALMWGTDYPHPEGSWPKTRERLENDFQDVSIEDTRLLLGLNAIDCYGLDEAGLRVVADRVGPTPEQLGQSPDLRTPADAVETARWWINEYGCEMQYA, from the coding sequence GTGGATCGAGAGGTAAGCACCGGTAGCGAGCCGTACATAGTCGTCTCGTCGGACACCCACGCCGGACTGCAGTGCGAGGAGTACCGCCCGTACCTGGAGTCCTCGCTGCACAAGGAGTTCGACCAGTACGTCGCGGAGCGCCACGAGCACCGACGGATCGCCGAGGAGGTGAATGCCGAGTTCATCGCCGAGTGGGAGGGCGAGAACGAGTGGGGCCTCCAGGGCGCCTACGACCCCGAGGTCCGTGATCCGGTGCTGGATGCTGACGGTGTCGCCGGCGAGATCATCTTCGCCGACGGTGACGCCGTGACAGGCCAGGAGTCCCCGCCGTTCGGCGCCGGGCTGCATGCAGGCCAGATCACCGACCCCCGACTGGCCTTCGGTGGAGCCCGTGCCCACAACCGCTGGCTGGAGGAGTTCTGCGCCACCAACCCGGTACGTCGGGCCGGCGTGGCGCTGGTGCCCATAACCCACGACGTGGACCTGGCCGTGGCCGAGATCGAGTCCCTTGCCGGAAGGCCGGGGATCAAGGGGATCATGGTGCCGACCATGTGGCACGGGTTCCCGGCTTACGGCACCGACCACTACGACCGGGTCTGGGCGGCCTGTGCCGATACCGGGCTCGTGGTGCACACCCATTCCGGCGAGGCCGACTTCGACTCGTACGGCCAGAACGTGGCCATGTACATAAGCGAGGTCCCGTTCTGGACCCACCGGATCCTCTGGCAGCTGCTGTTCTCCGGCAAGTTCGACCGGTTCGAGAACTTGCGGTACGCCGTGGTGGAGTGTGGCTCGTACTGGATCGGCGATCTGCTCTGGAAGACCGACGTCAACTTCGGGGCCAGCTGGAAGATCAAGAAGATGGGATCCCGCATGAAGGGCCTCATCACCCGTCTGCCATCCGAGTACTTCGGCACCAACGTCTTCATCGGCGCCTCCACCATGTCCACCGAGGAGATCCGCCGACGGCACGTCAACGGCATAGACGCCCTCATGTGGGGAACCGACTACCCGCATCCCGAGGGATCCTGGCCCAAGACCAGGGAACGCCTGGAAAACGACTTCCAGGACGTCTCGATCGAGGACACCCGGCTTCTCCTTGGCCTCAATGCCATCGACTGCTACGGCCTGGACGAAGCCGGTCTGCGAGTCGTCGCCGACCGGGTCGGGCCCACGCCGGAACAGCTGGGTCAGTCACCGGACCTCCGGACGCCGGCGGATGCCGTGGAGACCGCTCGATGGTGGATCAACGAGTACGGCTGCGAGATGCAGTACGCCTGA
- a CDS encoding amidohydrolase: protein MSERHVVISADTHCGAALHDYKPYLEKKYHDEFDEWAVAIQEAERRTAEVFNDADRSPLNVGVDGDPTVDGNRNWSTERRLREQEADGVVAAVLFPNTQPPFAPASSSQFEAPPYSDDMDRRWAGLRAHNRWLLDFVSEAPERRAGIAQIFLGNVEGSVAEIQWAAENGLRGGILVPGAPPDSPFEPLYSAAYRPIWAAAEACDMPLNHHSGGATPNFGNHFPASLAMFMLEVSWWSHRALWHLMFSGVFERHPDLQWVNTETGTTWVPDTLEKLDSFYERMKYSTYGSEAIFGGVAVAEMSLRPSEYWQRQCHVGASFLRPTDIEAVRQIGIGKVMWGSDYPHIEGSHPHTDEHLRLTFGEMTTDEATSLLTTNVAALYKFDVEKLRPLADQHCPTKTHVSGGISYVDIPETAKGCPGMAPQNQTQEVAA from the coding sequence ATGAGCGAACGACACGTGGTCATCTCGGCCGACACCCACTGCGGTGCGGCACTACACGACTACAAGCCGTACCTCGAGAAGAAGTACCACGATGAATTCGACGAGTGGGCCGTGGCGATCCAGGAGGCCGAACGACGGACCGCCGAGGTGTTCAATGACGCTGACCGGTCACCGCTGAACGTCGGTGTGGACGGCGACCCGACGGTCGACGGCAACCGCAACTGGTCCACCGAGCGCCGCCTGCGCGAGCAGGAGGCCGACGGCGTCGTCGCCGCCGTGCTGTTCCCCAACACCCAGCCTCCGTTCGCGCCTGCATCATCCAGCCAGTTCGAGGCACCTCCCTACAGCGACGACATGGACCGTCGTTGGGCCGGTCTCAGGGCGCACAACCGGTGGCTGCTGGACTTCGTATCCGAGGCGCCGGAACGCAGGGCGGGTATCGCCCAGATCTTCCTCGGTAACGTGGAGGGTTCCGTTGCCGAGATCCAGTGGGCAGCCGAGAACGGCCTGCGCGGCGGGATCCTCGTGCCGGGTGCCCCGCCTGACTCACCCTTCGAGCCCCTCTACTCGGCGGCCTACAGGCCGATCTGGGCGGCGGCCGAGGCCTGCGACATGCCCCTGAACCACCATTCAGGTGGAGCCACCCCGAACTTCGGGAACCACTTCCCGGCCTCGCTTGCGATGTTCATGCTGGAGGTTTCGTGGTGGAGCCATCGGGCCCTGTGGCACCTCATGTTCTCCGGCGTCTTCGAACGCCACCCGGACCTCCAGTGGGTGAACACCGAGACCGGTACGACCTGGGTTCCGGACACGCTGGAGAAGCTGGACTCGTTCTACGAGCGGATGAAGTACTCCACCTACGGTTCCGAGGCGATCTTCGGTGGTGTCGCCGTGGCCGAGATGTCGTTGCGACCGTCCGAGTACTGGCAGCGGCAGTGCCACGTCGGGGCCAGCTTTCTGCGTCCCACCGATATCGAGGCGGTCCGCCAGATAGGCATCGGAAAGGTCATGTGGGGGTCCGACTACCCGCACATAGAAGGGTCACATCCCCATACCGACGAGCACCTGAGGCTCACCTTCGGGGAGATGACCACCGACGAGGCCACTTCGCTGCTGACCACCAATGTTGCGGCTCTCTACAAGTTCGACGTCGAGAAGCTACGACCCCTGGCCGACCAGCACTGCCCGACCAAGACGCACGTAAGCGGTGGCATTTCGTACGTCGACATCCCGGAGACGGCCAAGGGCTGTCCTGGCATGGCGCCGCAGAACCAGACGCAGGAGGTAGCCGCCTGA
- a CDS encoding nucleoside deaminase, which produces MEHGGTKSVDDPDPTDHGLMGAALAEAALGAAVGEVPVGAVVAVGDRIVARRHNEREATGDPTAHAEVLALRDAATALGRWRLDDAVLVVTLEPCPMCAGAAWAARIGRLVWGAPNPDAGSVGSLYNLGSDPRLNHEYPATGGIRSEESADLLTAFFARHR; this is translated from the coding sequence GTGGAACACGGTGGAACAAAGTCGGTTGACGATCCGGACCCAACCGACCATGGCCTGATGGGCGCGGCCCTGGCCGAGGCCGCTCTCGGGGCGGCGGTAGGCGAGGTACCGGTTGGCGCCGTGGTGGCCGTCGGCGATCGGATCGTGGCCCGGAGGCACAACGAGCGCGAGGCCACCGGCGACCCCACCGCCCATGCCGAGGTCCTGGCGCTGCGCGACGCCGCCACGGCGCTGGGACGGTGGCGCCTCGACGACGCCGTCCTGGTCGTGACCCTGGAGCCCTGCCCTATGTGCGCCGGAGCGGCCTGGGCGGCCCGCATCGGCCGCCTCGTCTGGGGAGCACCCAACCCGGACGCGGGGTCCGTCGGCTCCCTCTACAACCTGGGATCCGACCCCCGTCTGAACCACGAATACCCGGCGACCGGCGGTATCCGCTCCGAGGAGAGTGCGGACCTGCTCACCGCGTTCTTCGCCCGCCACCGCTGA
- a CDS encoding sugar phosphate isomerase/epimerase has protein sequence MTVERRRRDDLFLCPSTLLPDTFDLDGAGFEEYVEATVAAGAVGISFWTLHEVLLKARGWTSAGIRARLSAAGLRVACVEAIYGWANATSPAVAVEDSLDSIDIAAAHGSPNLAAVVLQPELVSMEATVANLAAVADRAAEVDVAICVEFLPWSGIPDITTCWEILRRTGQPNVGVLLDSWHWHRQPGGPYGRHAETLASMPGEAIRVFQLCDAGAEPWDDPMAECLADRPLPGEGVVDHDHLFGLLRDISADPVVAPEVFNTGLTALGMGPMARRIVEASRAVLVGW, from the coding sequence GTGACCGTTGAGCGCCGTAGGCGAGACGACCTGTTCCTCTGTCCCAGCACCCTCCTACCCGACACGTTCGACCTGGACGGAGCCGGCTTCGAGGAGTACGTGGAGGCGACCGTTGCCGCCGGCGCTGTCGGTATCTCCTTCTGGACCCTCCACGAGGTCCTCCTGAAGGCGCGGGGATGGACCTCAGCCGGCATCAGGGCCCGACTCTCGGCGGCCGGCCTACGGGTCGCCTGCGTCGAAGCCATCTACGGCTGGGCCAACGCAACCAGTCCGGCAGTGGCCGTCGAGGATTCACTGGACTCGATCGACATCGCTGCGGCCCACGGGTCGCCGAACCTCGCCGCTGTGGTACTACAGCCCGAGCTCGTGTCCATGGAGGCGACGGTTGCCAACCTCGCAGCGGTGGCCGATCGGGCCGCGGAGGTCGACGTGGCCATCTGCGTGGAGTTCTTACCGTGGTCCGGAATCCCGGACATCACGACCTGCTGGGAGATCCTTCGGCGTACCGGGCAGCCGAACGTGGGGGTGCTGCTCGACTCCTGGCACTGGCACCGCCAACCTGGTGGCCCGTACGGACGCCACGCCGAGACCCTGGCCTCCATGCCCGGCGAGGCCATCCGGGTGTTCCAGTTGTGCGACGCCGGAGCCGAGCCCTGGGATGATCCGATGGCCGAGTGCCTGGCCGACCGCCCCCTGCCCGGCGAGGGCGTGGTTGACCACGACCACCTGTTCGGGTTGTTGCGGGACATCTCCGCAGATCCGGTGGTTGCGCCCGAGGTATTCAACACCGGGTTGACCGCGCTGGGCATGGGCCCGATGGCCCGCCGCATCGTGGAGGCCAGCAGGGCGGTCCTGGTCGGGTGGTGA
- a CDS encoding SDR family oxidoreductase — MTIQIDHTERTALVTGAGAGIGREVALWLARAGAAVAVNDLRADRAEAVAAEIDGEGGSAVPVVADCRDDAAVDAMVATVLDRLGGLDIAVNNVGMLPPGRSPQPFVQARGEDWRDIVDQNLVTAALCGRAEAEVMVEGGGGSILFVTSGETTRPAPYNAAYAAAKAAVNHLVTTMAVELGPAGVRVNAMAPGTTLTETVAAAFTEERMAAIVEATPLRRMVEHDELARLAVFLTSDLARCITGQFLLADAGAFLSRTRPANDEGLTVHLDGSNAR; from the coding sequence GTGACCATCCAGATCGACCACACCGAACGCACCGCCCTGGTGACCGGCGCAGGCGCCGGAATCGGTCGGGAGGTCGCCCTCTGGCTGGCCCGGGCCGGTGCGGCAGTTGCCGTCAACGACCTACGGGCCGACAGGGCCGAGGCTGTGGCGGCCGAGATCGACGGAGAGGGCGGGTCGGCGGTACCGGTGGTCGCGGACTGTCGGGACGACGCCGCCGTCGACGCCATGGTCGCCACGGTCCTGGATCGCCTTGGGGGCCTGGACATCGCCGTCAACAACGTCGGGATGCTGCCTCCGGGGCGTAGCCCCCAGCCGTTCGTGCAGGCCCGGGGCGAGGACTGGCGCGACATCGTCGACCAGAACCTGGTCACGGCGGCCCTGTGCGGCCGGGCCGAGGCCGAGGTGATGGTCGAGGGGGGAGGCGGCTCGATCCTGTTCGTGACGTCGGGCGAGACCACCCGGCCGGCGCCCTACAACGCTGCCTACGCGGCGGCCAAGGCCGCGGTCAACCACCTGGTGACCACCATGGCCGTGGAGTTGGGACCGGCCGGCGTCCGGGTCAATGCCATGGCACCGGGCACCACGCTGACCGAGACGGTGGCGGCTGCGTTCACCGAGGAGCGCATGGCTGCAATCGTCGAGGCCACCCCGCTGCGACGCATGGTCGAGCACGACGAGTTGGCCCGCCTGGCCGTGTTCCTGACCAGCGACCTGGCCCGGTGCATCACCGGGCAGTTCCTGCTGGCCGACGCAGGGGCGTTCCTGTCACGCACCCGACCGGCCAACGACGAGGGGCTGACCGTACACCTGGACGGTTCGAACGCCCGCTGA
- the dnaX gene encoding DNA polymerase III subunit gamma/tau, producing the protein MEYTSLYRRFRPRRFSEIRGQEHVVAALRNAVREDRVLHAYLLSGPRGTGKTTAARVLAKALNCTDVVDGEPCGTCESCVSIDAGTSFDLHELDAASNNKVDDMRDLLARVALGTPGRTKVYLLDEVHMLTAGAENALLKTLEEPPDHVIFILATTEPHKVVETIRSRSQHLELNLLTAVELESLVRDVVAEAGLDVDEEGITHAVRAGRGSARDALSALDRVVVGGITDDETSTDELLAALAERDPGRALAALAAGIARGREPRVTGEALLGALREAFLVAMGVPPTQLPAADRDRAERFAEMVTPAVTTRALEVLGTALVDMRRSPDPRVDLEVALVRLTASAAAGSGDPADLEALTRRVEQLEAALAERGVPPGPRTGGSPPPPPPPPRTGPAAEGRARLAAAAAAAAAAAAAAAAAAATATAEPSPPSAPTPPPAAGSDGGGAAEAGSTARVVGQAPTDTATTLTRDELVLAWGDDLLDRLGRKARARFSAARFVAVEDGTAVMALPNEPHMRRCEDMRPELEKALADRFGVAVPVRLIVDGDTRQSVREPVVATPVADEAVDLDGLVDADIAEGSAVEKLTQAFPGASLVDPT; encoded by the coding sequence ATGGAGTACACGTCGCTCTACCGGCGCTTCAGGCCCCGGCGATTCTCGGAGATCCGGGGACAGGAGCACGTGGTAGCCGCCCTCCGGAATGCCGTGCGGGAGGACCGGGTACTCCACGCCTACCTGCTCAGCGGCCCCCGTGGAACCGGCAAGACTACGGCCGCGCGGGTCCTGGCCAAGGCGCTGAACTGCACGGACGTGGTCGACGGTGAACCGTGCGGGACGTGTGAGTCCTGCGTGTCCATCGATGCCGGTACCTCGTTCGACCTGCACGAGCTGGACGCGGCGTCCAACAACAAGGTCGACGACATGCGCGACCTGCTCGCCAGGGTCGCCCTGGGCACCCCGGGCCGGACCAAGGTGTACCTCCTCGACGAGGTCCACATGCTCACCGCCGGTGCCGAGAACGCCCTGCTCAAGACGCTGGAGGAACCGCCGGACCATGTGATCTTCATCCTGGCCACCACCGAGCCACACAAGGTGGTCGAGACCATCCGGAGTCGCTCCCAGCACCTGGAGTTGAACCTGCTGACCGCCGTGGAACTCGAGTCACTGGTGCGCGACGTCGTTGCCGAGGCGGGTCTGGACGTGGACGAAGAAGGCATCACCCATGCGGTGCGGGCCGGCCGGGGGTCGGCCCGGGACGCCCTCTCGGCTCTCGACAGGGTGGTGGTAGGTGGTATCACCGACGACGAGACCTCGACCGACGAGTTGCTGGCCGCCCTGGCCGAGCGGGACCCGGGCCGGGCCCTGGCCGCCCTGGCCGCCGGCATCGCACGCGGGCGGGAGCCCAGGGTCACCGGTGAGGCGCTTCTGGGCGCCCTGCGGGAAGCCTTCCTGGTGGCCATGGGCGTACCACCGACCCAGTTGCCTGCCGCCGATCGGGACCGGGCGGAGCGCTTCGCCGAGATGGTCACGCCGGCGGTCACGACCCGGGCGCTGGAGGTGCTGGGGACCGCCCTGGTCGACATGCGACGGTCGCCCGATCCGCGGGTTGACCTGGAGGTGGCCCTCGTGCGGCTCACGGCGTCGGCCGCCGCCGGGAGCGGAGATCCGGCTGACCTGGAGGCCCTGACACGTCGGGTCGAGCAGTTGGAGGCGGCGCTGGCCGAGCGCGGTGTCCCGCCGGGTCCGCGGACCGGTGGCAGCCCACCCCCTCCGCCCCCTCCCCCCCGGACAGGTCCGGCGGCCGAGGGTCGGGCCAGGTTGGCCGCTGCCGCTGCCGCTGCCGCTGCCGCTGCCGCTGCCGCTGCCGCTGCCGCTGCTACTGCTACTGCCGAGCCGTCGCCCCCTTCGGCGCCGACGCCGCCGCCTGCAGCAGGGTCCGATGGTGGGGGCGCTGCGGAGGCAGGGTCCACGGCACGGGTCGTCGGGCAGGCCCCGACCGACACGGCCACGACCCTGACCCGCGACGAGCTCGTACTGGCATGGGGGGACGACCTCCTGGACCGGCTGGGCAGGAAGGCCCGGGCCAGGTTCTCCGCGGCCCGCTTCGTAGCCGTGGAGGACGGCACCGCGGTCATGGCGCTTCCCAACGAGCCCCACATGCGGCGTTGCGAGGACATGCGACCCGAGCTGGAGAAGGCTCTGGCAGACCGGTTCGGTGTAGCGGTTCCCGTGCGGTTGATCGTGGACGGGGACACCCGGCAGTCCGTCCGGGAGCCGGTGGTGGCCACCCCGGTCGCCGACGAGGCCGTCGACCTCGACGGGCTGGTGGACGCCGACATCGCCGAGGGTTCGGCTGTCGAGAAGTTGACCCAGGCGTTCCCGGGCGCCTCGCTGGTCGATCCGACCTGA
- a CDS encoding SDR family NAD(P)-dependent oxidoreductase produces the protein MTVPLEVAGSVAVVTGGANGIGKGIVRALLEADATVVIADIEQDVMDTTVAVLSASFPGRVSGILTDVSDADSVESLADQVFTVHGRCTLLYNNAGVGSGGGGRIWTHEPNDWRWCYGVNVFGTANGIMAFVPRMLASGEPGHVVNTSSGDGGFAPVPSAGLYASSKAAVSCMTETLDHQLRAESEAMGASVFYPSGGLMDTGLFTSQRNRPTELERVRGGTGRKSMSFVEMKDLLAKAGRDVTVADLDELGRFVVGCTARRQFIIGRKLDDIVGLLHERADAIGRFEVPPHHRIGL, from the coding sequence ATGACGGTGCCCCTGGAGGTCGCAGGGTCGGTCGCCGTCGTGACCGGTGGTGCCAACGGCATCGGGAAGGGCATCGTGCGCGCCCTGCTGGAGGCGGACGCCACCGTTGTCATCGCCGACATCGAGCAGGACGTGATGGACACGACGGTTGCCGTGCTGTCGGCCTCCTTTCCGGGACGGGTGTCGGGGATACTCACCGACGTCTCCGACGCCGACTCGGTCGAGTCGTTGGCCGACCAGGTGTTCACGGTGCACGGGCGTTGCACCCTTCTCTACAACAACGCCGGCGTGGGTTCGGGAGGAGGAGGTCGGATCTGGACGCACGAACCGAACGACTGGAGATGGTGCTACGGCGTCAACGTGTTCGGAACCGCAAACGGGATCATGGCCTTCGTTCCCCGCATGCTGGCTTCCGGCGAGCCGGGGCACGTCGTCAACACCTCCTCGGGTGACGGTGGTTTCGCACCGGTGCCGTCGGCTGGCCTGTACGCCTCCAGCAAAGCGGCGGTGAGCTGCATGACCGAGACGCTGGACCACCAGCTCCGGGCCGAGTCCGAGGCCATGGGAGCGTCGGTGTTCTACCCGTCCGGGGGGCTGATGGACACCGGGCTGTTCACCTCGCAACGCAACCGGCCGACAGAGCTGGAGCGGGTGCGCGGGGGTACCGGCCGCAAGAGCATGTCATTCGTCGAGATGAAGGACCTGTTGGCGAAGGCGGGACGGGATGTCACGGTCGCCGACCTGGACGAGTTGGGGCGCTTCGTCGTGGGGTGCACGGCCCGACGCCAGTTCATCATCGGCCGGAAGCTCGATGACATCGTCGGGTTGCTCCACGAGCGGGCCGATGCCATCGGGCGCTTCGAAGTCCCTCCTCACCACCGGATCGGCTTGTAG